A genome region from Anolis carolinensis isolate JA03-04 chromosome 6, rAnoCar3.1.pri, whole genome shotgun sequence includes the following:
- the LOC100564801 gene encoding long-chain fatty acid transport protein 2 codes for MLDLYTIALGLLILLPLLGNIFFPYLWLDLVYFCTIVKSGYKLLQCLRRTPPVTLLDAFLEKVKKHPEKPLILFGDEVYTYQDIDKRSNQVARVLQGHVGLKEYQTMAVFLKNVPAYLWVWMGLEKISCTMACINYNIRSKSLLHVLSSCDAKVLLTTPDFREVIEDVLPILKNEGVQVFYLSDASPTPGVEALLGRMKSSSTDPMPVSSRANITPNSISLYIFTSGTTGLPKAAPITQRKLLIAAGMFGVCGVKPQDIIYTPLPLYHSAALLIGVGGCLEVGATLVLRSKFSASQFWDDCRRYHVTVIQYVGEMMRYLCNSPKRDNDRDHSVQRAIGNGMRTEVWKEFLRRFGFLQIYEFYGATEGNFGFINYTGKVGAVGRIHFLQKKMTMFEIVKYDVDQDEPVRNEKGHCIPVAAGETGLLVCKITEVAPFSGYAGDRKKTEKKILRDVLRKGDSFFNSGDLLMQDHEGFIYFQDRVGDTFRWKGENVATTEVERTLAALDFIEEANVYGVPVPGHEGKTGMAAVRLKDGLSFDGKKLYAHAKDYMPNYAIPRFVRLREALEITETFKQRKVQLVKEGFDPAIINDPLYFLDDSEKCYVPMTQEIFSSITKKKLKL; via the exons ATGCTGGACCTGTATACAATTGCGCTGGGGCTGCTGATTCTTTTGCCCCTCCTGGGAAACATTTTCTTCCCTTACCTTTGGCTGGACCTGGTCTACTTCTGTACCATAGTGAAAAGTGGATACAAACTCCTACAGTGTCTTCGGCGGACTCCTCCTGTTACCCTCCTGGATGCTTTCTTGGAGAAAGTCAAGAAACATCCCGAGAAGCCACTGATTCTCTTTGGAGATGAGGTCTATACCTACCAAGACATTGACAAGCGCAGCAATCAGGTGGCCAGAGTGTTACAGGGCCATGTGGGGCTGAAAGAATATCAAACGATGGCTGTTTTCCTGAAGAATGTTCCTGCCTATCTCTGGGTCTGGATGGGCTTGGAGAAAATTAGCTGTACCATGGCGTGTATCAATTACAACATCCGATCAAAGTCCCTGTTACACGTGCTCAGCTCCTGCGATGCCAAAGTGCTATTGACCACTCCAG ATTTTCGAGAAGTCATTGAGGATGTCCTGCCTATTCTAAAGAATGAAGGTGTGCAAGTCTTCTATCTGAGTGATGCCTCCCCAACTCCTGGTGTGGAAGCTTTGCTGGGACGGATGAAATCCAGTTCAACTGACCCAATGCCTGTCTCTTCCAGAGCCAATATAACCCCTAATTCTATATCCCTGTATATTTTTACTTCTGGGACCACAG GACTACCGAAAGCTGCTCCCATCACCCAGAGAAAGCTACTCATTGCGGCTGGCATGTTCGGTGTATGTGGGGTGAAGCCTCAGGATATCATCTATACCCCACTCCCACTTTACCACTCGGCTGCATTGCTTATTGGAGTAGGAGGATGCTTGGAGGTTG GAGCTACACTTGTCTTGAGGTCAAAGTTCTCCGCTTCCCAGTTCTGGGATGACTGCAGGCGATATCATGTCACCGTGATCCAATATGTAGGAGAAATGATGCGGTACCTGTGTAACTCACCAAAG AGGGACAATGACCGTGACCACAGTGTACAGAGAGCCATAGGCAATGGCATGCGGACAGAGGTCTGGAAGGAATTCCTCCGTCGATTTGGATTCCTGCAAATCTATGAGTTCTATGGAGCGACTGAGGGGAATTTTGGGTTCATTAACTACACTGGGAAAGTCGGAGCTGTGGGAAGAATTCACTTCCTTCAAAAG AAAATGACAATGTTTGAAATTGTTAAATACGATGTTGACCAGGATGAGCCAGTAAGAAACGAGAAAGGGCATTGCATCCCAGTAGCTGCAG GCGAAACAGGCTTACTAGTGTGCAAGATCACTGAGGTCGCCCCGTTTTCAGGCTATGCAGGAGACCGCAAGAAGACAGAGAAGAAGATTCTTCGGGATGTCCTAAGAAAGGGAGACAGCTTTTTTAATAGTGGTGACCTTCTGATGCAAGACCATGAAGGTTTTATATATTTCCAGGACCGAGTGGGAGACACTTTCCG CTGGAAAGGGGAGAATGTTGCTACTACAGAGGTTGAGAGGACCTTGGCTGCATTGGACTTCATTGAGGAAGCCAATGTATATGGGGTGCCAGTGCCAG GGCATGAAGGAAAGACTGGAATGGCAGCAGTACGGCTGAAAGATGGGCTCTCCTTCGATGGAAAAAAGCTGTATGCACATGCCAAGGATTACATGCCAAACTATGCCATACCTCGTTTTGTGCGTCTCAGG GAAGCCCTGGAGATCACTGAAACATTCAAACAACGCAAAGTTCAATTGGTGAAGGAAGGGTTCGACCCAGCCATCATCAATGACCCTTTATACTTCTTAGATGACTCGGAAAAATGTTACGTGCCCATGACTCAGGAGATCTTCAGCTCCATCACAAAGAAGAAACTGAAGTTGTGA